From Triticum aestivum cultivar Chinese Spring chromosome 4A, IWGSC CS RefSeq v2.1, whole genome shotgun sequence, a single genomic window includes:
- the LOC123085068 gene encoding protein transport protein Sec61 subunit alpha, whose product MAGGFRVLHLVRPFLGFLPEVQSADRRIPFREKLIYTVISLFIFLVCSQLPLYGIHSTTGADPFYWLRAILASNRGTVMELGITPIVTSGMVMQLLVGSKIIEVDNSVREDRALLNGAQKLLGILIAIGEAVAYVLSGMYGSVSQLGTGNAILIILQLFFAGIIVICLDELLQKGYGLGSGISLFIATNICENIIWKAFSPTTINSGRGAEFEGAVIGLFHLLITRTDKVRALREAFYRQNLPNVTNLLATVLVFLIVIYFQGFRVVLPVRSRNARGQQGSYPIKLFYTSNMPIILHSALITNLYFISQLLYKKFSGNFLVNLLGIWKESEYSGHSIPVGGLAYYVTAPSSLADVVANPFHALFYVVFMLSACALFSKTWIEVSGSSARDVARQLKEQQMVMPGHRESNLERELNRYIPTAAAFGGVCIGALTVLADFMGAIGSGTGILLAVTIIYQYFETFEKERATELGFFGF is encoded by the exons ATGGCTGGCGGCTTTAGAGTGCTGCATCTTGTGAGGCCCTTTCTGGGTTTCTTACCGGAAGTACAGAGTGCTGATAGGAGAATTCCATTCAGAGAGAAACTCATCTACACCGTTATTTCCCTCTTCATTTTCCTAGTGTGCAGCCAGCTCCCGCTCTATGGCATCCATTCAACTACTGGAGCTGACCCTTTCTACTGGTTGCGTGCTATTCTTGCATCAAACCGTGGTACTGTTATGGAGCTGGGTATCACTCCAATTGTGACATCTGGAATGGTGATGCAACTTCTGGTAGGATCAAAGATCATTGAAGTTGACAACAGTGTGAGAGAGGATCGTGCACTTCT GAATGGTGCACAAAAGTTGCTTGGTATCCTGATTGCTATTGGAGAAGCTGTGGCATATGTCTTGTCTGGAATGTATGGCAGTGTAAGCCAACTAGGAACAGGGAATGCTATTCTCATTATACTTCAGCTTTTCTTTGCTGGCATCATTGTCATCTGTCTGGATGAACTTCTCCAGAAAGGATATGGTTTGGGTTCTGGCATTTCTCTATTCATCGCTACCAACATCTG TGAGAATATCATCTGGAAGGCGTTTAGCCCCACAACCATCAACAGCGGACGTGGTGCTGAATTTGAAGGGGCTGTCATTGGATTGTTCCATCTGTTGATTACCAGAACTGACAAAGTCCGTGCCCTACGTGAGGCTTTCTACCGCCAGAATCTTCCAAACGTGACCAACTTACTTGCTACTGTCCTGGTCTTCCTCATTGTTATCTATTTCCAAGGCTTCCGTGTTGTGCTTCCAGTGAGATCAAGGAATGCCCGTGGGCAGCAGGGTTCATATCCAATTAAACTGTTTTACACATCGAATATGCCCATCATCCTGCACTCTGCGCTGATTACCAACCTCTACTTTATATCTCAG CTTCTTTACaagaagttcagtggcaacttccTGGTTAACCTTCTCGGTATATGGAAGGAATCTGAGTATTCAGGCCATTCTATTCCCGTTGGTGGTCTTGCATACTATGTAACTGCCCCATCAAG TTTGGCTGATGTTGTCGCAAATCCATTCCATGCGCTGTTCTATGTGGTCTTCATGCTGTCAGCTTGCGCTCTCTTCTCAAAGACATGGATCGAAGTTTCTGGTTCATCGGCGAGGGATGTTGCTAGGCAGCTCAAG GAACAACAAATGGTGATGCCAGGCCATCGCGAGTCAAACTTGGAGAGGGAGTTGAACAGATACATCCCCACTGCTGCTGCATTTGGAGGAGTGTGCATTGGCGCGTTGACAGTCCTAGCTGATTTCATGGGTGCAATCGGTTCAGGAACCGGTATACTGCTCGCTGTCACCATCATATACCAATACTTCGAGACTTTCGAGAAGGAAAGGGCGACCGAGCTTGGTTTCTTCGGCTTCTGA
- the LOC123081734 gene encoding transcription factor MYBS1-like, with amino-acid sequence MHVDPPPPAANSHPPAPEPSGWTRQKDKLLELLLPRMYPQWDRIAEHLGGKTPDEARRRHESLVAELRRVLEAPGVETPPEWGSRQPAGRALTGREPAVAAVGHGERTGGKEDAGAPADGEAASARAGGGVGEGAGAPARSAGGDMLGGTRKRGRKTKDSAHEKNRAVPWTPDEHRLFLAGIREHGVGKWQKLAREFVPTRNASQIASHYQKYNIRQEKLRRNECKRPSIHDINDDDAPSPAGEQSAAAAGEAGGGC; translated from the exons ATGCACGTCGACCCGCCGCCACCAGCAGCTAACTCGCACCCGCCGGCGCCGGAGCCGTCCGGCTGGACGCGGCAGAAGGACAAGCTGCTGGAGCTGCTGCTCCCTCGCATGTACCCGCAATGGGATCGCATCGCCGAGCACCTCGGCGGCAAGACTCCGGACGAGGCGCGCCGGCGGCACGAGTCCTTGGTCGCCGAGCTGCGGCGCGTGCTTGAGGCGCCAGGGGTGGAGACGCCGCCCGAGTGGGGTTCGCGGCAGCCTGCTGGCCGTGCGCTGACCGGCCGCGAGCCGGCGGTAGCCGCCGTCGGCCATGGTGAGCGGACCGGTGGAAAGGAGGATGCTGGCGCACCGGCAGACGGCGAGGCGGCGTCGGCAAGGGCCGGGGGTGGGGTTGGAGAGGGCGCTGGGGCGCCGGCGCGCTCGGCTGGCGGCGATATGCTGGGAGGGACACGGAAACGTGGAAGGAAAACGAAGGACTCTGCCCACGAGAAAAACAGGGCCGTGCCATGGACCCCAGACGAGCACAG GCTGTTCTTGGCGGGGATCAGAGAACACGGCGTAGGCAAGTGGCAGAAGCTGGCCCGGGAGTTCGTGCCGACGAGGAACGCGTCCCAGATCGCGAGCCACTACCAAAAGTACAACATCAGGCAGGAGAAGCTACGCCGCAACGAGTGCAAGCGGCCGAGCATCCATGACATCAACGACGACGACGCACCGAGCCCTGCCGGCGAGCAGTCAGCTGCAGCTGCAGGCGAAGCTGGAGGTGGATGCTGA